In one window of Arachis ipaensis cultivar K30076 chromosome B06, Araip1.1, whole genome shotgun sequence DNA:
- the LOC110263692 gene encoding uncharacterized protein LOC110263692, with product MSMIGGGSTGGGSSVRSPSSWNRSRTQTKSRRSAPPEWCGCGCRPVLRWSGTDSNPNKPFYGCPNYNTSGKRWCGLFVWADSVNEEQVEKSESCGDEVKINVDWRLRRLEEDVQMQKVMTQLLVLGVCVLTVLLVILYCK from the exons ATGTCGATGATTGGTGGAGGTAGCACTGGAGGTGGAAGCTCTGTTCGTTCCCCATCTAGCTGGAATCGGAGTAGAACGCAAACGAAGAGCAGAAGATCGGCGCCGCCAGAATGGTGCGGCTGTGGCTGTAGGCCAGTTCTCAGATGGTCTGGCACAGATTCGAATCCGAACAAACCGTTCTATGGCTGCCCCAATTATAAT ACAAGTGGGAAGAGATGGTGCGGGCTTTTTGTGTGGGCAGATTCTgtgaatgaggaacaggttgaaaAGTCAGAATCGTGTGGTGATGAAGTGAAGATCAACGTTGATTGGAGGCTTCGAAGGTTGGAGGAGGATGTCCAGATGCAAAAAGTGATGACCCAGTTGTTAGTGTTAGGTGTGTGTGTATTGACAGTGTTGTTGGTGATCCTGTATTGTAAATGA
- the LOC110263693 gene encoding uncharacterized protein LOC110263693 — protein sequence MHSHPGLLLMSMIGGGSTGGGSSVRSPSSWNRSRTQTKSRRSAPPEWCGCGCRPVLRWSGTDSNPNKPFYGCPNYNTSGKRWCGLFVWADSVNEKQVDKSESCGDDYEVKMNFDWRLRRLEEDVHMQKVIIQLLVLAVFVLIVLLVILYCK from the exons ATGCACTCTCATCCGGGGCTGCTACTGATGTCGATGATTGGTGGAGGTAGCACTGGAGGTGGAAGCTCTGTTCGTTCCCCATCTAGCTGGAATCGGAGTAGAACGCAAACAAAGAGCAGAAGATCGGCGCCGCCAGAATGGTGCGGCTGTGGCTGTAGGCCAGTTCTCAGATGGTCTGGCACAGATTCGAATCCGAACAAACCGTTCTATGGATGCCCCAATTATAAT ACAAGTGGGAAGAGATGGTGCGGGCTTTTTGTGTGGGCAGATTCTGTGAATGAGAAACAGGTTGATAAATCAGAATCTTGTGGTGATGATTATGAAGTGAAGATGAACTTTGATTGGAGGCTTCGGAGGTTGGAGGAGGATGTCCATATGCAAAAAGTGATTATCCAGTTGTTAGTGTTAGCTGTGTTTGTACTGATAGTGTTGTTGGTAATCCTGTATTGTAAATGA
- the LOC107648024 gene encoding uncharacterized protein LOC107648024 encodes MKRRMDADEKSASGSKKPKVDPKLSGNTADGVHLKRQLGAFTCSYCGDKGHTKRSCKKKKDADAATAAAAAAAAATAAKAAEKKKNDEVHTVPEKPVHQPQDVSGQADLGSNPQEIELTQPSASEQEDSEKDPAPKRPSKLSPRRRSSNQPTAPTVNPLQGASSVTSSKFANLMQFIPTPGFRPPRKKN; translated from the exons ATGAAGCGGAGGATGGATGCGGACGAGAAGAGTGCTTCTGGATCTAAGAAGCCTAAAGTTGACCCAAAACTCTCAGGCAACACTGCAGATGGTGTACACCTAAAGAGACAGCTGGGTGCATTTACATGCAGTTACTGTGGTGATAAGGGGCATACAAAGAGAAgctgcaaaaagaaaaaagatgctGATGCTGCTACTGCTGCTGCTGCAGCAGCAGCCGCTGCCACTGCCGCCAAGGCagctgagaagaagaaaaatgatgaAGTTCATACTGTGCCAGAGAAGCCGGTTCATCAACCCCAAGACGTGTCTGGCCAAGCAGATTTGGGAAGCAATCCCCAGGAGATCGAATTAACTCAGCCTTCTGCTTCTGAGCAAGAGGATTCTGAAAAG GATCCTGCACCGAAAAGACCTTCCAAGCTGTCACCACGAAGACGATCCTCTAATCAGCCAACCGCACCAACAGTGAATCCCTTGCAGGGTGcatcttcagtaacatcttcaaaGTTTGCCAACTTGATGCAGTTCATCCCAACGCCAGGATTTAGGCCTCCAAGAAAGAAGAATTGA
- the LOC110263694 gene encoding uncharacterized protein LOC110263694 gives MHHPQPDGEVTFDRMYICLSGCKNGFKAGCRPLIGLDGAFLKTQFGGQILSAVGLDANHHIYVIAWAIVRVENTETWRWFLELLHQDLGHYKEHDWCFISDMQKGLISAVKAVMPDVHHRFCVWHLWKNFNKNWKDLQLRGLLWECARATTYQEFRDGMEKIKRLNEDAWAYLEKWPMDAWTRSLFSHKPKLDSICNNACEVFNAKIKDARAKPIITLLEEVRMFVMRTIAKNKVKLQNHTGKLTPVIKSRLEKVRKESKHWKPIWTGDNGYEKFEVHGHPTNHVVDIGKRLCTCQFWMLTGIPCVHACATLSRVNK, from the exons ATGCACCACCCCCAACCAGATGGTGAAGTTACCTTTGATAGAATGTATATATGCTTAAGTGGCTGCAAAAATGGGTTCAAGGCTGGTTGCCGTCCTTTGATAGGTTTGGATGGTGCTTTCCTGAAGACCCAGTTTGGTGGACAGATTTTGTCAGCCGTGGGGTTAGATGCTAATCATCATATCTATGTCATAGCATGGGCTATTGTCAGAGTGGAGAATACAGAGACATGGAGATGGTTTCTCGAGCTACTTCATCAGGACTTGGGTCATTATAAAGAGCATGACTGGTGCTTCATATCGGATATGCAAAAG GGACTGATATCAGCAGTGAAAGCGGTGATGCCTGATGTGCATCACCGTTTCTGCGTCTGGCATTTATggaaaaatttcaacaagaactgGAAGGACTTACAGCTAAGGGGACTTCTGTGGGAATGTGCAAGGGCAACAACATACCAAGAATTCAGGGATGGAATGGAGAAGATCAAAAGGTTAAATGAGGATGCCTGGGCATACTTAGAGAAGTGGCCTATGGATGCTTGGACCAGAAGCTTATTCAGCCATAAGCCGAAATTGGATAGCATCTGTAACAATGCCTGCGAAGTGTTCAACGCTAAAATCAAGGATGCACGAGCCAAACCCATCATAACATTGCTGGAGGAGGTAAGGATGTTTGTTATGCGAACCATAGCGAAAAACAAGGTGAAGCTGCAGAATCACACTGGGAAGCTCACACCTGTTATAAAGAGCAGGCTGGAGAAGGTGAGGAAAGAATCCAAGCATTGGAAGCCTATTTGGACTGGGGATAACGGATACGAAAAATTTGAGGTGCACGGACATCCAACCAACCATGTTGTGGACATAGGAAAGAGACTGTGCACATGCCAATTTTGGATGCTAACGG GTATCCCGTGTGTGCACGCTTGTGCTACCCTGTCTCGTGTGAACAAATAG
- the LOC107645987 gene encoding aspartic proteinase yields MGAKHLALVFCLWAVTCCSLLPSFSFGLLRVGLSKRPLDLQSINAAKKAREVLMSGRPIMGAYEKYFVGSNGEDIVPLKNYMDAQYFGEIGIGTPPQPFTVIFDTGSSNLWVPSSKCYFSLACYTHNWYKPKKSKTYIKNGTSCKITYGTGSISGFFSQDSVKVGDVVVKNQDFIEATREGSLTFLAAKFDGILGLGFQEISVEKSVPVWYKMMDQNLVNEKVFSFWLSGDPNAKKGGELVFGGVDPKHFKGEHIYVPVTTKGYWQIEMGDFYVGGVSTGVCGGGCAAIVDSGTSLLAGPTPVVAEINHAIGAEGVLSVECKEVVSQYGEMIWDLLVSGVQPGEICSQVGLCSSKKSVGIEMVTEKVQSEVSAKDTPLCSSCQMLVIWIQNQLSQKNTKDRVFNYVNQLCESLPSPSGESVISCDSLSRMPNITFTIGDKPFVLTPDQYILRTGEGITEVCLSGFIALDVPAPRGPLWILGDVFMRVYHTVFDYGNLQVGFAKSA; encoded by the exons ATGGGGGCCAAGCATTTGGCACTGGTTTTCTGTTTATGGGCTGTAACATGTTGttcacttcttccttctttctcatttGGACTTCTGAGAGTTGGTCTGAGCAAAAGGcctcttgatcttcaaagtattaaTGCCGCTAAAAAGGCGAGAGAAGTCTTAATGTCTGGAAGGCCAATCATGGGTGCATATGAGAAGTATTTTGTTGGGTCAAATGGTGAAGATATAGTACCTTTGAAGAATTACATGGATGCTCAGTATTTTGGCGAGATCGGAATCGGCACACCTCCACAGCCCTTTACTGTCATATTTGATACTGGCAGTTCCAACCTTTGGGTTCCATCCTCCAAGTGCTATTTTTCT CTTGCTTGCTATACACACAATTGGTACAAGCCAAAGAAATCTAAAACATACATAAAAAATG GAACATCATGTAAAATAACCTATGGTACTGGATCAATATCTGGTTTCTTCAGTCAAGATAGTGTTAAAGTCGGTGATGTTGTTGTCAAGAATCAG GATTTCATTGAAGCTACTCGTGAAGGAAGTCTTACCTTTCTGGCAGCGAAGTTTGACGGCATACTTGGGCTTGGATTTCAAGAGATCTCAGTCGAGAAATCGGTGCCAGTATG GTACAAGATGATGGATCAAAATCTTGTCAACGAGAAGGTATTCTCTTTCTGGCTCAGTGGGGATCCAAATGCGAAAAAGGGTGGTGAACTAGTTTTTGGTGGGGTTGACCCTAAGCACTTCAAAGGAGAACACATTTATGTTCCAGTTACTACAAAAGGTTACTGGCAG ATTGAGATGGGAGATTTTTATGTTGGAGGTGTTTCAACAG GTGTTTGTGGGGGTGGCTGCGCTGCAATTGTGGACTCTGGAACATCCTTGCTTGCTGGTCCAACT CCTGTTGTGGCTGAAATCAACCATGCTATTGGTGCTGAAGGAGTTCTGAGTGTAGAGTGTAAGGAAGTTGTGTCTCAATATGGAGAGATGATCTGGGATCTTTTAGTGTCAGGG GTACAACCAGGAGAAATATGCTCGCAAGTTGGGTTATGCTCTAGCAAAAAGAG TGTTGGGATTGAGATGGTGACCGAAAAGGTTCAGAGTGAGGTGTCTGCCAAAGATACTCCTTTGTGTTCTTCTTGTCAGATGCTTGTGATTTGGATCCAAAATCAACTAAGTCAAAAGAATACCAAGGATAGAGTATTCAACTATGTAAATCAA CTTTGTGAGAGCCTGCCAAGCCCATCTGGAGAGTCAGTGATAAGCTGCGATAGTCTTTCTCGGATGCCAAACATTACCTTTACTATTGGCGATAAACCTTTCGTTCTTACACCAGACCAG TATATCTTGAGAACTGGAGAAGGCATTACAGAGGTCTGCCTTAGTGGGTTTATTGCTCTTGATGTTCCTGCTCCAAGGGGACCTCTCTG GATTCTTGGGGATGTTTTCATGAGGGTCTATCACACTGTCTTTGACTACGGGAATCTCCAAGTTGGTTTTGCTAAATCTGCTTAA
- the LOC107648023 gene encoding uncharacterized protein LOC107648023, whose amino-acid sequence MVLCVYYVPFSYFGFGYYLADRKCKFIEQKIEELEEETRRLSKELDSEKEAREEAWDKVSILELEINATMRDLDFERRRLKGAKERLMLWDTQLRAFYSTTEEMQVLFAKQQVQLKAMQRTLENEENYKNTFVDMDGVIGGTPGREKLQDTIAKMLQRQDELHLH is encoded by the exons ATGGTTTTGTGTGTGTATTATGTCCCCTTTTCATATTTTGGATTTGGTTACTATCTCGCTGATCGAAAATGCAAATTCATAGAGCAGAAAATAGAAGAACTTGAAGAGGAAACAAGAAGATTAAGCAAAGAGCTTGACAGTGAAAAG GAAGCTCgagaagaagcatgggataaagTTTCTATTCTTGAGCTTGAGATAAATGCCACAATGCGGGATCTAGATTTTGAGAGGAGGAGATTAAAAGGTGCCAAGGAAAGACTTATGCTTTG GGACACACAACTACGGGCATTTTATTCCACTACTGAGGAAATGCAAGTACTCTTTGCTAAGCAACAGGTGCAATTAAAGGCTATGCAGAGAACTCTTGAAAACGAAGAGAATTACAAGAATACTTTTGTAGATATGGATGGAGTGATCGGTGGAACCCCTGGAAGAGAGAAGTTGCAGGATACTATAGCAAAAATGCTACAAAGGCAGGATGAACTGCATCTACACTGA